In a genomic window of Colius striatus isolate bColStr4 chromosome 2, bColStr4.1.hap1, whole genome shotgun sequence:
- the ZBTB2 gene encoding zinc finger and BTB domain-containing protein 2 isoform X1: MEVVCFSECKNMDLANHGLILLQQLNAQREFGFLCDCTVAIGDVYFKAHKSVLASFSNYFKMLFVHQTSECVRLKATDIQPDIFSYLLHLMYTGKMAPQLIDPVRLEQGIKFLHAYPLIQEASLASQGTFSHPDQVFPLASSLYGIQIADHQIRHPTKVTSATDKLGREPRPQTSRMNQEQVSEGSQLSQLATTLPQVTRTNMSTSDPLPSSLSPELVSAAGNNSPAGEDANMEASSSDEQPSSLTIAHVKPSIMKRNGSFPKYYACHLCGRRFNLRSSLREHLQIHTGVPFTSSQQGESNISLSLCNNTADKDAVEVPEAGMISDSELQQISDSPIIDGQQQSETPPPSDIADIDNLEQADQEREVKRRKYECSICGRKFIQKSHWREHMYIHTGKPFKCSTCDKSFCRANQAARHVCLNQSMDTYTMVDKQTLELCTFEEGSQMDNMLVQTNKPYKCNLCDKTFSTPNEVVKHSCQNQNSVFTLEEDRSILLGGGDTEATETDNAVLASIKKEQEAVLLD, translated from the exons ATGGAGGTCGTTTGCTTTTCAGAGTGTAAAAACATGGATTTGGCCAACCATGGACTTATTCTGCTGCAGCAACTAAATGCTCAGAGAGAGTTTGGTTTCCTCTGTGACTGCACAGTTGCCATTGGCGATGTCTACTTCAAGGCACACAAATCAGTCCTTGCTTCTTTCTCCAACTACTTCAAGATGCTGTTTGTTCATCAAACCAG TGAATGTGTCCGTTTGAAAGCAACTGACATACAGCCAGATATCTTCAGTTATCTGTTGCATTTGATGTACACTGGGAAGATGGCACCACAACTCATTGACCCAGTTCGACTCGAACAGGGAATAAAGTTTCTGCATGCATATCCACTAATTCAAGAGGCCAGCCTTGCAAGTCAGGGAACTTTTTCTCACCCAGATCAAGTTTTTCCATTAGCATCTTCATTATATGGCATTCAGATTGCAGATCACCAGATAAGGCATCCCACTAAGGTTACATCAGCGACTGACAAACTCGGGCGAGAACCAAGGCCACAGACATCACGGATGAACCAAGAGCAGGTTTCTGAAGGCTCACAGCTCTCGCAGTTAGCTACAACTCTGCCACAAGTGACCCGGACGAATATGTCCACTTCTGACCCACTGCCATCTTCTTTATCTCCAGAGTTGGTATCTGCCGCTGGTAATAATTCACCAGCAGGAGAAGACGCCAACATGGAAGCATCTTCTTCAGATGAGCAGCCTTCCTCGCTCACAATAGCACACGTCAAGCCAAGCATCATGAAAAGGAATGGAAGCTTCCCAAAATACTACGCCTGCCACCTCTGCGGTCGCCGGTTCAACTTGCGAAGTAGTCTGCGTGAGCACCTGCAGATCCACACGGGAGTTCCCTTCACCTCTAGCCAGCAGGGAGAAAGTAATATATCTTTGTCTCTCTGTAACAACACGGCTGATAAAGATGCCGTGGAAGTGCCTGAAGCGGGGATGATCAGTGACAGCGAGCTACAGCAGATCTCCGACTCTCCGATAATCGACGGGCAGCAGCAGTCAGAGACACCGCCCCCGTCCGATATTGCAGACATAGACAACTTGGAGCAGGCAGACCAAGAGAGGGAAGTAAAAAGACGGAAATACGAATGTTCCATCTGTGGTCGCAAATTTATTCAGAAAAGCCACTGGAGGGAGCACATGTACATTCACACTGGCAAGCCCTTCAAGTGCAGCACTTGTGACAAAAGCTTTTGTAGGGCAAACCAGGCTGCCAGACACGTGTGCCTAAACCAGAGCATGGACACATACACGATGGTGGACAAACAGACGCTGGAACTCTGTACTTTTGAGGAAGGCAGTCAAATGGACAACATGCTAGTACAGACCAACAAGCCCTACAAATGTAACTTGTGTGACAAAACATTTTCAACTCCCAATGAAGTAGTCAAACATTCGTGCCAAAATCAAAACTCTGTCTTTACGCTAGAAGAAGACCGCTCCATTCTGCTAGGTGGTGGGGACACAGAAGCCACAGAAACTGATAATGCAGTGTTAGCCTCCATCAAAAAGGAGCAGGAAGCAGTGTTGTTAGACTGA
- the ZBTB2 gene encoding zinc finger and BTB domain-containing protein 2 isoform X2 codes for MDLANHGLILLQQLNAQREFGFLCDCTVAIGDVYFKAHKSVLASFSNYFKMLFVHQTSECVRLKATDIQPDIFSYLLHLMYTGKMAPQLIDPVRLEQGIKFLHAYPLIQEASLASQGTFSHPDQVFPLASSLYGIQIADHQIRHPTKVTSATDKLGREPRPQTSRMNQEQVSEGSQLSQLATTLPQVTRTNMSTSDPLPSSLSPELVSAAGNNSPAGEDANMEASSSDEQPSSLTIAHVKPSIMKRNGSFPKYYACHLCGRRFNLRSSLREHLQIHTGVPFTSSQQGESNISLSLCNNTADKDAVEVPEAGMISDSELQQISDSPIIDGQQQSETPPPSDIADIDNLEQADQEREVKRRKYECSICGRKFIQKSHWREHMYIHTGKPFKCSTCDKSFCRANQAARHVCLNQSMDTYTMVDKQTLELCTFEEGSQMDNMLVQTNKPYKCNLCDKTFSTPNEVVKHSCQNQNSVFTLEEDRSILLGGGDTEATETDNAVLASIKKEQEAVLLD; via the exons ATGGATTTGGCCAACCATGGACTTATTCTGCTGCAGCAACTAAATGCTCAGAGAGAGTTTGGTTTCCTCTGTGACTGCACAGTTGCCATTGGCGATGTCTACTTCAAGGCACACAAATCAGTCCTTGCTTCTTTCTCCAACTACTTCAAGATGCTGTTTGTTCATCAAACCAG TGAATGTGTCCGTTTGAAAGCAACTGACATACAGCCAGATATCTTCAGTTATCTGTTGCATTTGATGTACACTGGGAAGATGGCACCACAACTCATTGACCCAGTTCGACTCGAACAGGGAATAAAGTTTCTGCATGCATATCCACTAATTCAAGAGGCCAGCCTTGCAAGTCAGGGAACTTTTTCTCACCCAGATCAAGTTTTTCCATTAGCATCTTCATTATATGGCATTCAGATTGCAGATCACCAGATAAGGCATCCCACTAAGGTTACATCAGCGACTGACAAACTCGGGCGAGAACCAAGGCCACAGACATCACGGATGAACCAAGAGCAGGTTTCTGAAGGCTCACAGCTCTCGCAGTTAGCTACAACTCTGCCACAAGTGACCCGGACGAATATGTCCACTTCTGACCCACTGCCATCTTCTTTATCTCCAGAGTTGGTATCTGCCGCTGGTAATAATTCACCAGCAGGAGAAGACGCCAACATGGAAGCATCTTCTTCAGATGAGCAGCCTTCCTCGCTCACAATAGCACACGTCAAGCCAAGCATCATGAAAAGGAATGGAAGCTTCCCAAAATACTACGCCTGCCACCTCTGCGGTCGCCGGTTCAACTTGCGAAGTAGTCTGCGTGAGCACCTGCAGATCCACACGGGAGTTCCCTTCACCTCTAGCCAGCAGGGAGAAAGTAATATATCTTTGTCTCTCTGTAACAACACGGCTGATAAAGATGCCGTGGAAGTGCCTGAAGCGGGGATGATCAGTGACAGCGAGCTACAGCAGATCTCCGACTCTCCGATAATCGACGGGCAGCAGCAGTCAGAGACACCGCCCCCGTCCGATATTGCAGACATAGACAACTTGGAGCAGGCAGACCAAGAGAGGGAAGTAAAAAGACGGAAATACGAATGTTCCATCTGTGGTCGCAAATTTATTCAGAAAAGCCACTGGAGGGAGCACATGTACATTCACACTGGCAAGCCCTTCAAGTGCAGCACTTGTGACAAAAGCTTTTGTAGGGCAAACCAGGCTGCCAGACACGTGTGCCTAAACCAGAGCATGGACACATACACGATGGTGGACAAACAGACGCTGGAACTCTGTACTTTTGAGGAAGGCAGTCAAATGGACAACATGCTAGTACAGACCAACAAGCCCTACAAATGTAACTTGTGTGACAAAACATTTTCAACTCCCAATGAAGTAGTCAAACATTCGTGCCAAAATCAAAACTCTGTCTTTACGCTAGAAGAAGACCGCTCCATTCTGCTAGGTGGTGGGGACACAGAAGCCACAGAAACTGATAATGCAGTGTTAGCCTCCATCAAAAAGGAGCAGGAAGCAGTGTTGTTAGACTGA
- the RMND1 gene encoding required for meiotic nuclear division protein 1 homolog isoform X1, with translation MRLKFLHLQTRSFHALMTRCRCQSFNTTGPVLLKLDNGVDRTAKSWNLYALKTVSACLTSQCMQVKNGQLLQGIVPALGKNVYHQSREGFFPSWKRFGVAMLENYKLNTERVKKLRNISTRFFSVVPAGKILPKHTNQPVKRPPKAPRTKQPSRTNQPLLSDMKNLMQCTAFATADEYHLGNLCHDLTSHGYVEITSLPRDAANVLVIGTEKSAKDDDSGMIFFFREGAVVFWNVEEKSMKNIMRLLEQHEIQPYEVALVHWENEEMNYRIGEGQSKLHKGEILLNSELDSDEVVLQKFAFSNALCLSVKLAIWESLLDNFVESIQSIPEILKSRRKVKLSHADVMQKIGELFALRHHINLSSDLLITPDFYWDREKLEELYDKTCQFLNINRRVKVMNEKLQHCMELTDLMRNHLNEKHALRLEWMIVILITIEVLFELARVVF, from the exons ATGAGACTGAAATTTCTGCACCTTCAGACTAGATCTTTCCACGCTTTGATGACAAGATGCCGATGCCAAAGCTTTAATACAACTGGACCTGTGCTATTAAAGCTGGATAATGGAGTGGACAGAACAGCAAAGTCTTGGAATTTGTATGCTCTGAAAACTGTTTCTGCTTGTTTGACAAGTCAATGTATGCAAGTCAAGAATGGGCAATTGCTCCAAGGAATTGTACCAGCTTTGGGAAAGAATGTTTATCATCAGAGCAgggaaggtttttttccatcctgGAAACGTTTTGGTGTGGCTATGTTGGAAAACTACAAACTCAATACAGAGCGTGTTAAAAAGCTTAGGAACATATCAACAAGATTTTTCTCGGTTGTACCAGCTGGTAAAATTCTTCCAAAACACACTAACCAGCCAGTTAAGAGGCCACCGAAGGCACCAAGGACCAAGCAGCCATCCAGAACTAACCAGCCACTACTGTCAGACATGAAG AATCTGATGCAGTGCACAGCCTTTGCAACAGCAGATGAGTATCACCTTGGTAATCTGTGTCATGACCTGACTTCACATGGATATGTTGAAATAACAAGTTTGCCTAGAG ATGCTGCAAACGTCTTGGTGATTGGTACTGAGAAATCTGCAAAAGATGATGATTctggaatgatttttttcttcag ggaaggggctgttgTATTTTGGAATGTGGAAGAGAAAAGT ATGAAGAATATAATGCGACTACTAGAACAGCATGAAATTCAGCCCTATGAAGTTGCACTAGTCCATTGGGAGAATGAAGAGATGAACTACAGAATAGGAGA AGGTCAGTCAAAGCTTCATAAAGGAGAAATCTTGTTAAATTCTGAGCTGGATAGTGATGAAGTTGTTCTGCAGAAATTTGCCTTTTCAAATGCCCTTTGTCTTTCTG TAAAGCTGGCTATTTGGGAATCGTTACTGGATAACTTTGTGGAATCCATCCAGTCAATTCCTGAG ATACTAAAGTCACgaagaaaagtaaaactgtCTCATGCAGATGTAATGCAGAAAATTGGAGAACTCTTCGCATTAAG ACACCATATAAATCTGAGTTCAGACCTGCTAATAACACCTGACTTCTACTGGGACAGAGAAAAACTGGAAGAGCTTTATGACAAGACTTGCCAGTTTCTCAACATTAATCGCAGAGTTAAG GTAATGAATGAGAAGCTTCAGCACTGCATGGAACTGACAGACCTAATGCGAAATCACCTGAATGAAAAGCACGCTCTGCGCCTCGAGTGGATGATAGTAATACTCATCACCATAGAG GTTCTGTTTGAACTTGCAAGGGTAGTTTTCTGA
- the RMND1 gene encoding required for meiotic nuclear division protein 1 homolog isoform X3: MRLKFLHLQTRSFHALMTRCRCQSFNTTGPVLLKLDNGVDRTAKSWNLYALKTVSACLTSQCMQVKNGQLLQGIVPALGKNVYHQSREGFFPSWKRFGVAMLENYKLNTERVKKLRNISTRFFSVVPAGKILPKHTNQPVKRPPKAPRTKQPSRTNQPLLSDMKNLMQCTAFATADEYHLGNLCHDLTSHGYVEITSLPRDAANVLVIGTEKSAKDDDSGMIFFFREGAVVFWNVEEKSMKNIMRLLEQHEIQPYEVALVHWENEEMNYRIGEGQSKLHKGEILLNSELDSDEVVLQKFAFSNALCLSVKLAIWESLLDNFVESIQSIPEILKSRRKVKLSHADVMQKIGELFALSIYSF, encoded by the exons ATGAGACTGAAATTTCTGCACCTTCAGACTAGATCTTTCCACGCTTTGATGACAAGATGCCGATGCCAAAGCTTTAATACAACTGGACCTGTGCTATTAAAGCTGGATAATGGAGTGGACAGAACAGCAAAGTCTTGGAATTTGTATGCTCTGAAAACTGTTTCTGCTTGTTTGACAAGTCAATGTATGCAAGTCAAGAATGGGCAATTGCTCCAAGGAATTGTACCAGCTTTGGGAAAGAATGTTTATCATCAGAGCAgggaaggtttttttccatcctgGAAACGTTTTGGTGTGGCTATGTTGGAAAACTACAAACTCAATACAGAGCGTGTTAAAAAGCTTAGGAACATATCAACAAGATTTTTCTCGGTTGTACCAGCTGGTAAAATTCTTCCAAAACACACTAACCAGCCAGTTAAGAGGCCACCGAAGGCACCAAGGACCAAGCAGCCATCCAGAACTAACCAGCCACTACTGTCAGACATGAAG AATCTGATGCAGTGCACAGCCTTTGCAACAGCAGATGAGTATCACCTTGGTAATCTGTGTCATGACCTGACTTCACATGGATATGTTGAAATAACAAGTTTGCCTAGAG ATGCTGCAAACGTCTTGGTGATTGGTACTGAGAAATCTGCAAAAGATGATGATTctggaatgatttttttcttcag ggaaggggctgttgTATTTTGGAATGTGGAAGAGAAAAGT ATGAAGAATATAATGCGACTACTAGAACAGCATGAAATTCAGCCCTATGAAGTTGCACTAGTCCATTGGGAGAATGAAGAGATGAACTACAGAATAGGAGA AGGTCAGTCAAAGCTTCATAAAGGAGAAATCTTGTTAAATTCTGAGCTGGATAGTGATGAAGTTGTTCTGCAGAAATTTGCCTTTTCAAATGCCCTTTGTCTTTCTG TAAAGCTGGCTATTTGGGAATCGTTACTGGATAACTTTGTGGAATCCATCCAGTCAATTCCTGAG ATACTAAAGTCACgaagaaaagtaaaactgtCTCATGCAGATGTAATGCAGAAAATTGGAGAACTCTTCGCATTAAG TATCTATTCCTTTTAG
- the RMND1 gene encoding required for meiotic nuclear division protein 1 homolog isoform X2, protein MRLKFLHLQTRSFHALMTRCRCQSFNTTGPVLLKLDNGVDRTAKSWNLYALKTVSACLTSQCMQVKNGQLLQGIVPALGKNVYHQSREGFFPSWKRFGVAMLENYKLNTERVKKLRNISTRFFSVVPAGKILPKHTNQPVKRPPKAPRTKQPSRTNQPLLSDMKNLMQCTAFATADEYHLGNLCHDLTSHGYVEITSLPRDAANVLVIGTEKSAKDDDSGMIFFFREGAVVFWNVEEKSMKNIMRLLEQHEIQPYEVALVHWENEEMNYRIGEGQSKLHKGEILLNSELDSDEVVLQKFAFSNALCLSVKLAIWESLLDNFVESIQSIPEILKSRRKVKLSHADVMQKIGELFALSNAWLITSDCS, encoded by the exons ATGAGACTGAAATTTCTGCACCTTCAGACTAGATCTTTCCACGCTTTGATGACAAGATGCCGATGCCAAAGCTTTAATACAACTGGACCTGTGCTATTAAAGCTGGATAATGGAGTGGACAGAACAGCAAAGTCTTGGAATTTGTATGCTCTGAAAACTGTTTCTGCTTGTTTGACAAGTCAATGTATGCAAGTCAAGAATGGGCAATTGCTCCAAGGAATTGTACCAGCTTTGGGAAAGAATGTTTATCATCAGAGCAgggaaggtttttttccatcctgGAAACGTTTTGGTGTGGCTATGTTGGAAAACTACAAACTCAATACAGAGCGTGTTAAAAAGCTTAGGAACATATCAACAAGATTTTTCTCGGTTGTACCAGCTGGTAAAATTCTTCCAAAACACACTAACCAGCCAGTTAAGAGGCCACCGAAGGCACCAAGGACCAAGCAGCCATCCAGAACTAACCAGCCACTACTGTCAGACATGAAG AATCTGATGCAGTGCACAGCCTTTGCAACAGCAGATGAGTATCACCTTGGTAATCTGTGTCATGACCTGACTTCACATGGATATGTTGAAATAACAAGTTTGCCTAGAG ATGCTGCAAACGTCTTGGTGATTGGTACTGAGAAATCTGCAAAAGATGATGATTctggaatgatttttttcttcag ggaaggggctgttgTATTTTGGAATGTGGAAGAGAAAAGT ATGAAGAATATAATGCGACTACTAGAACAGCATGAAATTCAGCCCTATGAAGTTGCACTAGTCCATTGGGAGAATGAAGAGATGAACTACAGAATAGGAGA AGGTCAGTCAAAGCTTCATAAAGGAGAAATCTTGTTAAATTCTGAGCTGGATAGTGATGAAGTTGTTCTGCAGAAATTTGCCTTTTCAAATGCCCTTTGTCTTTCTG TAAAGCTGGCTATTTGGGAATCGTTACTGGATAACTTTGTGGAATCCATCCAGTCAATTCCTGAG ATACTAAAGTCACgaagaaaagtaaaactgtCTCATGCAGATGTAATGCAGAAAATTGGAGAACTCTTCGCATTAAG CAACGCATGGCTCATAACCAGTGACTGTAGCTGA